GCCGTGCGGGTACGGCCGGATCGACGGCGCAGATCTATCGTGTGCTCCGCACACAATCCAATCTTCGGCGCGAGAATGCTCAAAACCGAAAGGGCCGAACGATCTGCGATTGACTCAGTGATCGTTCAAATGCAACTGGCCGCCCCAGCCGAGCTTCTCGCGAAGGGTGCGATAATACCCGTGACCCGGAACTTCGACCAGCTTGAATCGTGGCTCGGCCCGTTCGACCCGCACCCGATCGCCGGCCGCCAGCTTGTGTACGGCCCGGCCGTCGACCACCACGGCGCTCCCTTCGTGCGGTTGCGGCACCACCAGTTCATAGCGCCGTTCGGCGCAATCGATCACCGGGCGGTTCGTCAGCGTGTGCGGACTGATTGCTAGCACGACGAATGCTTGCATATCCTTGCGAAGGATCGGCCCGCCCGCCGAAAGGCTGTGCGCCGTCGAACCGACCGGCGTGCTGATCAACAGGCCGTCGCAGCTATAGGTGGTGACCAGTTCGGCATCGACATAAAGATGAATGTCGAGGATCGCAAACGGCGCCCCGGCCAGGATCGCGACCTCGTTCAGCCCCAGGTGCTGGCAGACGACCTTCCCCTCGCGCTCGATCGTGCATTCATACATCAGATGCTCGACGACGCGATACTCGCCGCGACAGATGTGCGGCAGCGCTTCCAGGAACTTTTCAGGAGAAAGATCGGCGAGAAATCCGAGCTTTCCCAAGTTCACCGCCACGACCGGTACCTGGCGGTAAGCCATCTGATGCGCGGCGCGCAGGATCGACCCGTCGCCGCCGAAGACGATCGCCAGATCGGATTCGACCTTGTTGAGCGGTTCGACGAACGCCAGATCCCACAATGCGATATCGGCGCTCGCGGCGATCACCGGCCGAAACTGTTCGGCCTGTTCGCTGACCTGCGTGCGCTCGCCATATCCCAGCACCATCACGCGCGGGCGGCCGCTCTGGGGAAACGTCGACGTATCTAGCTGGGCTCGAGTCATGTACCGATCATAGCGCAGAGCAATCCCAACGGGCAAGCGAAACCGCCCATATCCGGCACCGCTGCGGATGGGTGAGCCCTCTCCCCTGCGAGGCGAGCACGATCGCTTAACCCCTCTCCCTCTGGGTGAGGGCCGTTTTCTTTCACATCCGAGCCCACCGGTAGCGAAATTCCCACCGAACACCAATCGCAATTCAGTGCGCTGTTTATTCGCCAAAGGCGAATAAACATGCCCGCACCAAAAAACAGCAACCGAAAAACGCCCCACTCGAAAATCACTTGGCAAACTTCGCAAATGGGTCAACGTTCGCGTCACGATGCCACTGATACTCGGTGCCGTCGGCGATCTTCTGGGCCGCTTCGTCGCCGTACAGTCGCGCAATCACCGCCAGCGCCATATCCATGCCGGCTGACACGCCCGAGCTCGTTACGCGATTGCCATCCTCGACCCAGCGAGCTTCTTTCACCCACTGGACCTTCGGTCCCTGCTTCTCGGCGAATTGAAAGAACTGCTTGTTCGAGGTCGCGCGCCGCCCGTCGAGCAAGCCGGCCTTGGCCAACAGCGCCGAGCCGGAACAAACGCTCATCACGATCTCGGCCTTTTCGGCCCGTTCGCGCAGCCAAGCCAAGAGCGGTTCATTTCCGAGTTGCGTGGCCGTGCCGAACCCGCCCGGCACCAGCAGCAGATCGAGCGGTGGACAATCCGCGAACGAATAATCGGCCACGACCTTCGGCCCCTGCGCGCTGGCGATCGGTCCGGCCTGGTAGCCGACCATCACGATCTTCACGCGCTGACCGAGCGCGCCGAACATCTCGACTGGGCCATAAACGTCCAACAGCTCGAAGCGCGGATAGAGTACCACGCCCAGCGTGCGGGTTGCTTTTGCATCGGCCGGTTTGTCCACCGGCTTCGCCCCGTCAGCCGCCCGGGCCGCGCCAACGAGCGGAGTGAATACAATCGCGCCAAGGAGTAGCGCAGAAAACAAAGATCGAATGTTAAGAAGCGCAGCGCGCGACGGCAGTGCTAGCGTGCCCATGAGAAGTCCCCTCGGGTAACGTGAGATTCGTGAAAGCAGTTACCGCACACGCCAGCCGCAGGAAATCGTAGTCGATCCGCTCAGCGTTCGCCACTTCCTGCTTTTTAACGAACAACCTCACGCTAGCAAGGTTCACCGCCGAAGCGTTACAAACCTGCCTGCTTGCGATCGAGGGGAATTTATTCGCGATTTACCGTGATCCCCCAAGGGCTGCAAATCACCGAGCCCTACCAAGCGGTCACCCTCCTGCAGCCGCACGTCGACCCAGGACGAAGTAATCCTGGACGCCTATCATTTCCCTGGCGCTAGCGGTTCCTGCTGCGCCGGCCTCGCACTTCATCACCTCGCTGGTCGAATTCGTCATGCCTGCTGATGCCACCCATGCGCCGCTGCACCCTGGAGATCGCCGCTGGTCGATCTCGCACGCGGTCGCCGCCTGGATCGCTGACCTGGGAGACATGGTTATCACCTGGGTGGCGGCGCTGGGTGACATCATGATGTTTGGCGGCCGCACCTTCCTGTGGCTGGTGTCGCGCATGCCGCGGCGCGAAACGCTGCTGCCGAACTTCTATCAGATTGGCGTGCTCAGCCTGCCGGTGGTCGCCCTGACCGGGACGTTCATCGGTATGGTGCTGGCCGTGCAAAGCTATTCGCAGTTCCGCATTGTCCATCTGGAAACGCGGCTCGGCGCAATCATCAATATGTCGCTGGTGCGCGAGCTGGGGCCGGTGCTCGCCGCCACGATGCTGGCCGGCCGCGTCGGCAGCGCCATGGCCGCCGAGCTAGGCACGATGCGCGTCACCGAGCAGATTGACGCGCTATCGAGCATGGGAGCCAATCCCGTGCAATACCTGGTCGTGCCTCGCTTCCTGGGCTGCCTGGTCCTGATTCCCACGCTGACGATCATGGCCGACTTCATGGGCGTCGTCGGCGGCTGGTTCTACAGCACGCAACTGCTGGGCATCGACAACCATCATTACTGGGAAAACGCCCAGGAATTCGTCGGCGCGTTCGACCTGTTCGGCGGCGTCTTCAAAAGTTTGTTCTTCGGCGCCGCGATCGCGCTGATCAGTTGCCATCGAGGTTTTCATTGCGACCCCGGGGCCGAAGGCGTGGGCCGCGCCGCCTATAGCGCTTTCGTCAACTCGTTCGTCGTGATCCTGATGATCGACTTCTTCATGGGCATCGCGCTGGACGTGGTTTACTACTTCCTCTGGCCGCAGGGGACGTCATTACTGTGAGCACTCAATCGCCGAAATTCGAGCAGAGCAACCGCAACCTGGTCGAAGTGCGCGATCTGTACGTGCAGTTCGGACGGCAGCGCGTGCTGCGCCAGATCAATCTCGACGTACCGCGCGGCCAGACCCTAGGGCTGATCGGCGAAAGCGGTTGCGGCAAAACTGTTCTGTTGAAGACGATCATCGGTCTGGTCCATCCCACGCGGGGCGAGGTCCTATTCGACGGCGTGAACCTGATCAAGCTCGGCGACCGAGAGCTGACGCGGCAACGGATTCGCTTCGGCTTCCTGTTTCAGCAGGCGGCCCTGTTCGACAGCATGAACGTCGAACAGAACGTCGCCTTCCCGTTGCGCCAGCACACCCGCAAATCGCCCGACGAAATTCGCAACATCGTCGTCGAGCGCCTGGCCGAGGTCGGGCTGCCGACCACGGCCCTGGCCAAGAAGCCGGCCGAGCTATCCGGCGGCATGCGCAAACGGGTCGGCCTGGCCCGGGCACTGGCGCTCGATCCCGAGATCATGCTCTACGACGAGCCCACCACCGGGCTGGATCCGATTATGAGCGACGTGATCAACGAGTTGATCATCCGCACCCGCGAGCGCTACCCCGTGACCAGCATCGTCGTGACGCACGATATGCACACGGCCAAAAAGGTGGCGGACCGAGTTGTCATGCTCTTTCCGCTGGCCCGCCTGGGCGCCGATGACGCGCAGATGATCTACGACGGGTCGCCCAAGAGACTCGACGATTGTTCCGATCGGCGCGTCTGGCAATTCGTACACGGCGAGGCCGGCGAGCGCTTGATGGAAATGCGCGAATTGGCCGCCAGCCGCAGTAACAGCTAAACCCGGACAGATTCAATCATGGACGAAAGAGTCGTACAGTTTCGGGTTGGTGTGATGGTGCTG
The Pirellulales bacterium genome window above contains:
- a CDS encoding NAD(+)/NADH kinase, whose translation is MTRAQLDTSTFPQSGRPRVMVLGYGERTQVSEQAEQFRPVIAASADIALWDLAFVEPLNKVESDLAIVFGGDGSILRAAHQMAYRQVPVVAVNLGKLGFLADLSPEKFLEALPHICRGEYRVVEHLMYECTIEREGKVVCQHLGLNEVAILAGAPFAILDIHLYVDAELVTTYSCDGLLISTPVGSTAHSLSAGGPILRKDMQAFVVLAISPHTLTNRPVIDCAERRYELVVPQPHEGSAVVVDGRAVHKLAAGDRVRVERAEPRFKLVEVPGHGYYRTLREKLGWGGQLHLNDH
- a CDS encoding DJ-1/PfpI family protein, whose protein sequence is MGTLALPSRAALLNIRSLFSALLLGAIVFTPLVGAARAADGAKPVDKPADAKATRTLGVVLYPRFELLDVYGPVEMFGALGQRVKIVMVGYQAGPIASAQGPKVVADYSFADCPPLDLLLVPGGFGTATQLGNEPLLAWLRERAEKAEIVMSVCSGSALLAKAGLLDGRRATSNKQFFQFAEKQGPKVQWVKEARWVEDGNRVTSSGVSAGMDMALAVIARLYGDEAAQKIADGTEYQWHRDANVDPFAKFAK
- a CDS encoding ABC transporter permease; amino-acid sequence: MVITWVAALGDIMMFGGRTFLWLVSRMPRRETLLPNFYQIGVLSLPVVALTGTFIGMVLAVQSYSQFRIVHLETRLGAIINMSLVRELGPVLAATMLAGRVGSAMAAELGTMRVTEQIDALSSMGANPVQYLVVPRFLGCLVLIPTLTIMADFMGVVGGWFYSTQLLGIDNHHYWENAQEFVGAFDLFGGVFKSLFFGAAIALISCHRGFHCDPGAEGVGRAAYSAFVNSFVVILMIDFFMGIALDVVYYFLWPQGTSLL
- a CDS encoding ABC transporter ATP-binding protein, whose product is MSTQSPKFEQSNRNLVEVRDLYVQFGRQRVLRQINLDVPRGQTLGLIGESGCGKTVLLKTIIGLVHPTRGEVLFDGVNLIKLGDRELTRQRIRFGFLFQQAALFDSMNVEQNVAFPLRQHTRKSPDEIRNIVVERLAEVGLPTTALAKKPAELSGGMRKRVGLARALALDPEIMLYDEPTTGLDPIMSDVINELIIRTRERYPVTSIVVTHDMHTAKKVADRVVMLFPLARLGADDAQMIYDGSPKRLDDCSDRRVWQFVHGEAGERLMEMRELAASRSNS